AAAAGCCCTGTTCACGGACTTAAATGCGGTGAAAAGGGGGTTGAGTCGGTGGGCTGGATCACCACCAATACAGCACACCGCACGGGTGGATGATGCCCTTTTACCCGGCCCGGGTACCGGGGTCAGGGACACGAAACCACTGGTAACACCTCCCGCGCCGACGGAGGGAAGGGCGCGGGTCTTGTCCCCGGTGGAGCGGATGGAAGGAGATGTCCGGTGGGTGATTGTTGAAGATTTGACGAAGATTTCCCTGTCGGGCGCCCACCGAGGGTGGTATCACCCCGGGCCGGGGCGATACTGGGACCCATGACTGACCGCACACCGACCATCGACACGCCCCGGGGGCGGGTGCTGGTCGTCGACGATGAACAACCCCTGGCGCAGATGGTGGCCACCTACCTCGCCCGGGCCGGATTCGACACCGCCCAAGCCCACACCGGACTGCAGGCCGTCGATGACGCCCGCCGGTGGAAGCCCGACGTCATCGTGCTGGATCTGGGGCTGCCGGGCCTCGACGGGCTGGAGGTCTGTCGGCGGATCCGTGCGTTTTCCGACTGCTACATCCTCATGCTCACCGCCCGTGGCAGCGAGGACGACAAGATCACCGGGTTGACCATCGGGGCCGATGACTACATCACCAAACCGTTTGGCATCCGAGAGCTGGTCACCCGGGTCAGAGCGGTGCTGCGCCGCCCCCGCCTGACCCCAAGTGCTCACCCCGCCACCCCGCTGGCGGTCGGAGAGCTAGTCGTCAACCCGACCGCCCACGAGGTCCGGATCAAGGGCGTTCTCGTGGACCTAACGCGCACCGAGTTCGAGCTGTTGCTTGCCCTGGCCCTTCGCCCAGGACAGGCCCTGACCCGCCAGGAGCTGGTCACCGAGGTGTGGGACACCACCTGGGTCGGGGATGAACGCATCGTCGATGTCCACATCGGCAACCTGCGCCGCAAACTCGGCACCGATTCCCACGGTCAGGGGTTTATCGACACCGTCCGCGGGGTCGGCTACCGGATGGGGCGGGCATGAGAACCGACACCGGCCTGACCACCCGCTTCCTGGCTGCCCAGGTGTTGGTCGTGGCCATTAGCCTGCTCGTGGCGGCCGCCGTGGCCACGATGGTGGGCCCGACGCTGTTCCACGACCACATGTTAATGACCGGCCGGGACGACCCCTCGCTGGAGCTGTTCCACGCCGAGCAGGCCTACCGGGACGCCAACCTCATCACCCTGACCGTTGCCGTGCCGACGGCCTTGATCTGCGCGGTGATCGCCAGCCTGTGGCTGTCTCGCCGGCTGCGCACCCCCCTGCAGAGCCTGACGCGCGCGGCCACCACCGTCGCCGGCGGCAACTACCGGGTGCGCGTCCCCGCGGGGGACGCCGGTCCGGAGGTGACCACCCTGGCACGCGCCTTCAACATCATGGCCGACCGGCTGGAACACACCGAGGATCTGCGCCGCCAGATGCTCTCGGACCTGGCCCATGAGATGAGCACCCCGGTCTCCGTGCTCGCCGTCTACCTCGACGGACTCCAGGACGGTGTCGTCGACTGGAACCTCGCCACCCACACGGTCATGGCCGACCAACTGACCCGCCTGACCCGCCTGATCGAGGACATCGACGATGTCTCCCGAGCCCAGGAAAACCGCATCGACCTGGCCCTGGCCGAAGAAGACCTCGGCGAACTGCTCCACGCCGCAGCCGCCGCCGCGGCGGAAGCCTACGCCGACAAAGGGGTCGGTCTGCAGGTCGAGGCCGCCACCGCCACCGCCCGGATCATCGTCGACCGGCAACGCTTCGGCCAGGTCATGGGCAACCTGCTGACCAATGCCCTGCGCCACACCCCACCCGGGGGACAGGTCCGCATCAGCGCGGCCCAACAGGGCTCCGACACCGTCCTCATCGACGTCGCCGACACCGGCGACGGCATGACGACCGAGCAGCTGAGCCACATCTTCGAACGCTTCTACCGAGGGGATACCGCCCGTAACCGCGACACCGGCGGCGCCGGCATAGGACTGACCATCTCGCGTGCGCTGGTCGAGGCCCACGGCGGAACCTTGACCGCCACCTCACCCGGGCCCGGGGCGGGGTCCGTGTTCACCCTCCGCCTTCCCTTGGCCCCCACGGAGCCCACCTGATGCATAACGATCCCCCCACACCCCACCTTCCCCTCCCGAGTACCACCACAACCCTCACAACCGGGGCACCGATCCCCATCACCCCATGACAGATACCCCATACGGGTATATCATGAGGGGCGATAACCCACCCGATCCCACCGACCCACAGGAGCGCTTTCGATGACCACCCCGACTCCCCGCTTGCTACCACTGGCCTCCGACGGCTGTGGGTGCTGCGCGCCCTCTACACCGTCTGCGACCGCCTCCGCCCCGGAGGCGACCACCGTCGACGCCACACCTGACCCACTGGTCACTTACCCCGTGACGGGCCTGACCTGCGGGCACTGCACAGGCAGCGTCACCGCAGCAGTCAGTGCCCTGCCGCAGGTCACCGATGTCCACGTTGAGCTGGTGGCCGGCGGTGTCTCCACCCTCACCGTCACCGGTGCCGTGCCCCCGGAGACGGTGCGCCAGGCCGTCGGGGACGCCGGTTACACGATCATTGATTCCTGACTGACCCACCCCTGACCCCGCCCCGCTATCCGGGGGCGGGAACGGAAGGAACGCCCATGCCCCACCCCCACCACCCTGACCACGGCGACCACCACACCCCGGAGCCACCCGGCGATGAGCACCATGCGGATGCCGACACCCACGGCCAGGCCATGCCGCAGGATCATCCGCATTCCGCGGTCGATGAGGACCATCACGTCCACACCCACGGCGAGCATGCCGGCCACAGCACCGCCATGTTCCGACAGCGCTTCTGGTGGTCGCTGATTCTGTCCATCCCGGTCGTTGCCTTCAGCCCCATGGTCGCCGACCTGCTGGGTTACTCCATCCCGGACTTCCCCGGGGTGGAGTGGATTGCCCCGGTCCTGGGCACCGTGATCTTCGTCTACGGTGGCACCCCGTTCCTCAAGGGCGGATGGACTGAGCTGACATCGCGCCAGCCGGGCATGATGCTGTTGATCGCCATGGCGATTACCGTCGCATTCGTTGCCTCCTGGGTGACCACCCTCGGGATTGGTGGTTTCCACCTGGATTTCTGGTGGGAGCTGGCCCTGCTGGTGACCATCATGCTGCTGGGTCACTGGCTGGAGATGCGCGCCCTGGGGGCGGCC
The Corynebacterium halotolerans YIM 70093 = DSM 44683 DNA segment above includes these coding regions:
- a CDS encoding response regulator transcription factor, whose product is MTDRTPTIDTPRGRVLVVDDEQPLAQMVATYLARAGFDTAQAHTGLQAVDDARRWKPDVIVLDLGLPGLDGLEVCRRIRAFSDCYILMLTARGSEDDKITGLTIGADDYITKPFGIRELVTRVRAVLRRPRLTPSAHPATPLAVGELVVNPTAHEVRIKGVLVDLTRTEFELLLALALRPGQALTRQELVTEVWDTTWVGDERIVDVHIGNLRRKLGTDSHGQGFIDTVRGVGYRMGRA
- a CDS encoding heavy-metal-associated domain-containing protein; this translates as MTTPTPRLLPLASDGCGCCAPSTPSATASAPEATTVDATPDPLVTYPVTGLTCGHCTGSVTAAVSALPQVTDVHVELVAGGVSTLTVTGAVPPETVRQAVGDAGYTIIDS
- a CDS encoding sensor histidine kinase, which translates into the protein MRTDTGLTTRFLAAQVLVVAISLLVAAAVATMVGPTLFHDHMLMTGRDDPSLELFHAEQAYRDANLITLTVAVPTALICAVIASLWLSRRLRTPLQSLTRAATTVAGGNYRVRVPAGDAGPEVTTLARAFNIMADRLEHTEDLRRQMLSDLAHEMSTPVSVLAVYLDGLQDGVVDWNLATHTVMADQLTRLTRLIEDIDDVSRAQENRIDLALAEEDLGELLHAAAAAAAEAYADKGVGLQVEAATATARIIVDRQRFGQVMGNLLTNALRHTPPGGQVRISAAQQGSDTVLIDVADTGDGMTTEQLSHIFERFYRGDTARNRDTGGAGIGLTISRALVEAHGGTLTATSPGPGAGSVFTLRLPLAPTEPT